Proteins encoded within one genomic window of Micromonospora halotolerans:
- a CDS encoding carbohydrate ABC transporter permease, which produces MTTTSQPVGTGVTSTVVAPVAAPRPAAEDESGRPRWQRILFVVALVGAAVIFMLPFVWLVSASLRPREYVFAPGFLPTPFAPDNYAEAWQAMPLLTWLFNSVVVGVAAAAAATLSSAWVAFGFAYFRFPGRNLLFGLVLATMMLPFAVTMIPTYLIWNRLGFIDTQVPLWAGNLFGSAFYIFLLRQFFLSLPREYFEAARVDGASYPQLFWRMAFPLIRPALLVAFVFEFKASWTDLIKPLIYLRNEQLYTLPRGLKVILDRFGYGGEQQWEIVLAGSVIATVPMIVLFFLAQRHFVEGIATTGRKG; this is translated from the coding sequence GTGACCACGACGAGTCAGCCGGTGGGCACCGGCGTCACGAGCACGGTGGTGGCGCCGGTGGCGGCGCCCCGGCCGGCCGCCGAGGACGAGAGCGGGCGGCCGCGCTGGCAGCGGATCCTGTTCGTCGTCGCCCTGGTGGGCGCGGCGGTGATCTTCATGCTGCCGTTCGTCTGGCTGGTCAGTGCCTCGCTGCGCCCCCGGGAGTACGTCTTCGCCCCCGGCTTCCTGCCCACGCCGTTCGCCCCGGACAACTACGCCGAGGCCTGGCAGGCCATGCCGCTGCTCACCTGGCTGTTCAACAGCGTGGTCGTCGGTGTGGCGGCGGCCGCCGCGGCGACGCTGTCCAGCGCCTGGGTGGCGTTCGGGTTCGCGTACTTCCGCTTCCCCGGCCGGAACCTGCTCTTCGGCCTGGTACTCGCCACCATGATGCTGCCGTTCGCGGTCACCATGATCCCGACCTACCTGATCTGGAACCGCCTCGGCTTCATCGACACCCAGGTGCCGCTCTGGGCCGGCAACCTCTTCGGCTCGGCGTTCTACATCTTCCTGCTGCGGCAGTTCTTCCTGTCCCTGCCCCGGGAGTACTTCGAGGCGGCCCGGGTGGACGGGGCGAGCTACCCGCAGCTGTTCTGGCGGATGGCCTTCCCGCTGATCCGCCCGGCGCTGCTGGTGGCGTTCGTCTTCGAGTTCAAGGCGAGCTGGACGGACCTGATCAAGCCGCTCATCTACCTGCGCAACGAGCAGCTCTACACCCTGCCCCGCGGGCTCAAGGTGATCCTCGACCGGTTCGGGTACGGCGGCGAGCAGCAGTGGGAGATCGTCCTCGCCGGCAGCGTGATCGCCACCGTACCCATGATCGTTCTGTTCTTCCTGGCCCAGCGGCACTTCGTGGAGGGCATCGCCACCACCGGCCGCAAGGGATGA
- a CDS encoding extracellular solute-binding protein, with protein MSRRLRATALAGALTLAMSGCGGVGGGGDSGGGSSKGSGALSTMGFGFSDEIAKTRVDAFKKDHPDVQLSITEGAFDEQQFLSAVASGNPPDLVYMDRKLIGTYAKRGSIQPLTDCVEKQQIDMGQYRQAAKDQVTLDGTVYGIPEFSQVRVLYLNETVLKQAGLTADDVNLADWASLPAVNTKLTKVSGGRLSRIGIDPKIPEFLPMWAKADGAEMISADGAKANLTDPKVVEALTTGIKLIQDQGGWGKFKSFRDTFDFFGAENPLAKNQIAAWPMEDWFLNQAAKNSPKAELVVKPFVDRQGKPLTMSSGQAWVLTKGAKNPEAACAFVKQMTATDTWFAAAKARAEARKAANLPFTGVWTGNTAADKKIFDELYRPTGNKRFDDAVATIRAAQDTAFAIPASPAGAEFDKAWTDAVNRVLSGQAQPAEALARAQQEATAALDKAAG; from the coding sequence ATGTCACGGAGACTGCGGGCGACCGCGTTGGCCGGGGCGCTGACCCTGGCGATGAGCGGCTGCGGCGGAGTGGGCGGCGGGGGCGACTCCGGCGGCGGCAGCAGCAAGGGCAGCGGCGCCCTGAGCACCATGGGATTCGGTTTCTCGGACGAGATCGCCAAGACGCGGGTGGACGCCTTCAAGAAGGACCACCCGGACGTCCAGCTGAGCATCACCGAGGGCGCCTTCGACGAACAGCAGTTCCTCTCCGCGGTGGCCTCGGGCAATCCGCCGGACCTCGTGTACATGGACCGCAAGCTGATCGGCACGTACGCCAAGCGCGGCTCGATCCAGCCACTGACCGACTGCGTCGAGAAGCAGCAGATCGACATGGGGCAGTACCGGCAGGCCGCCAAGGACCAGGTCACCCTCGACGGCACGGTCTACGGCATCCCCGAGTTCTCCCAGGTGCGGGTGCTCTACCTCAACGAGACGGTGCTCAAGCAGGCCGGCCTCACCGCTGACGACGTGAACCTCGCCGACTGGGCGAGCCTCCCGGCGGTCAACACGAAGCTCACCAAGGTCTCCGGCGGGCGGCTCAGCCGGATCGGCATCGACCCGAAGATCCCGGAGTTCCTGCCGATGTGGGCCAAGGCCGACGGCGCCGAGATGATCTCGGCGGACGGCGCCAAGGCCAACCTGACCGACCCGAAGGTGGTCGAGGCGCTGACCACCGGCATCAAGCTCATCCAGGACCAGGGCGGTTGGGGCAAGTTCAAGTCCTTCCGGGACACGTTCGACTTCTTCGGCGCCGAGAACCCGCTCGCCAAGAACCAGATCGCCGCGTGGCCCATGGAGGACTGGTTCCTCAACCAGGCCGCCAAGAACAGCCCCAAGGCCGAGCTGGTGGTGAAGCCCTTCGTGGACCGGCAGGGCAAGCCGCTGACCATGTCCTCCGGCCAGGCTTGGGTGCTCACCAAGGGGGCGAAGAACCCGGAGGCGGCCTGCGCCTTCGTCAAGCAGATGACCGCCACCGACACGTGGTTCGCCGCCGCCAAGGCGCGGGCCGAGGCGCGCAAGGCCGCCAACCTGCCGTTCACCGGCGTCTGGACCGGCAACACCGCCGCCGACAAGAAGATCTTCGACGAGCTGTACCGGCCGACCGGCAACAAGCGCTTCGACGACGCGGTGGCCACCATCCGGGCGGCCCAGGACACCGCGTTCGCCATCCCCGCTTCGCCGGCCGGCGCCGAGTTCGACAAGGCCTGGACCGACGCGGTGAACCGGGTGCTCTCCGGCCAGGCGCAGCCGGCCGAGGCGCTGGCCCGGGCCCAGCAGGAGGCGACCGCCGCGCTGGACAAGGCCGCGGGCTGA
- a CDS encoding alpha/beta fold hydrolase: MGQYAEVNGINLYYETHGTGHPLILLHGGLGSGEMFGPVLPALAARHQVIAVDLQGHGRTADVDRPLDLRTMGDDIAALIDHLGLDRPDLVGYSLGGGVALRAAVAHPEKLGRLVAASAHVRSDAIYAEMRAQQGQVTGAAAEFMKDTPMYQLYQRVAPRPEDFPRLLDKIGALMAEDFDLTEEVRNLRVPTLIVAADADMAPPSHYVEVFKLLDGGLRDGGWGNEGRPKGGHALAILPGLTHYSIFSSPLFAAVTLAFLDEPAG; the protein is encoded by the coding sequence ATCGGCCAATACGCCGAGGTCAACGGCATCAACCTCTACTACGAGACGCACGGCACCGGGCACCCGCTGATCCTGTTGCACGGCGGGCTCGGGTCGGGCGAGATGTTCGGGCCGGTGCTGCCCGCGCTGGCCGCCCGGCACCAGGTCATCGCCGTCGACCTGCAGGGTCACGGCCGCACCGCCGACGTCGACCGCCCGCTCGACCTGCGGACGATGGGCGACGACATCGCCGCGCTCATCGACCACCTCGGGCTGGACCGGCCCGACCTGGTGGGCTACTCGCTCGGCGGCGGGGTGGCGCTGCGCGCCGCCGTGGCCCACCCGGAGAAGCTCGGCCGGCTCGTCGCGGCGTCCGCGCACGTCCGGTCGGACGCCATCTACGCCGAGATGCGCGCGCAGCAGGGCCAGGTGACCGGCGCCGCCGCGGAGTTCATGAAGGACACCCCGATGTACCAGCTCTACCAGCGGGTGGCGCCGCGCCCGGAGGACTTCCCCCGGCTGCTCGACAAGATCGGCGCGCTGATGGCGGAGGACTTCGACCTCACCGAGGAGGTCCGCAACCTGCGGGTGCCGACGCTGATCGTCGCCGCCGACGCCGACATGGCGCCGCCGAGCCACTACGTGGAGGTCTTCAAGCTGCTCGACGGCGGCCTGCGCGACGGCGGCTGGGGGAACGAGGGCCGGCCCAAGGGTGGGCACGCGCTGGCCATCCTGCCCGGGCTGACCCACTACAGCATCTTCAGCTCGCCGCTGTTCGCCGCGGTCACCCTCGCGTTCCTCGACGAACCGGCGGGCTGA
- a CDS encoding carbohydrate ABC transporter permease, translating to MATTVTPSVPGRRRRTPLARREARWAYVFLAPWIVGFLVLTAGPMVASLWLSFTEYDVINAPRWSGLDNYRQLVSDPQVARSLGNTVYYTALHVPLVMLISLGLALLLKRVGRWQGFFRTVFYLPVMTPAVAVGILFLLLLNTQDGLINRGLALLGIDGPSWTTDPDWVMPGIVLMSLWSLGSTVIIYLAALQNVPRDLYEAADLDGAGAWARFRHVTLPMISGSLFFTLIVNTIASLQMFTEVYTMYFGNRQTQNSFDSDAASFYVIYLFQQAFQFLHMGFASAMAWLLFLIILIITAVQVKLSNRFVYYEGEDR from the coding sequence ATGGCCACCACCGTCACCCCTTCCGTCCCGGGCCGGCGGCGCCGCACGCCGCTGGCCCGGCGGGAGGCCCGCTGGGCGTACGTCTTCCTGGCGCCCTGGATCGTCGGGTTCCTGGTGCTCACCGCCGGCCCGATGGTCGCGAGCCTCTGGCTCAGCTTCACCGAGTACGACGTCATCAACGCGCCGCGCTGGAGCGGGCTGGACAACTACCGGCAGCTCGTGTCGGACCCCCAGGTGGCCCGCAGCCTCGGCAACACCGTCTACTACACGGCGCTGCACGTGCCGCTGGTGATGCTGATCTCGCTGGGGCTGGCGCTGCTGCTCAAGCGGGTCGGCCGCTGGCAGGGCTTCTTCCGTACCGTGTTCTACCTGCCGGTGATGACCCCGGCGGTGGCGGTCGGCATCCTCTTCCTGCTGCTGCTCAACACCCAGGACGGCCTGATCAACCGCGGCCTGGCGCTGCTCGGGATCGACGGTCCGAGCTGGACCACCGACCCGGACTGGGTGATGCCCGGGATCGTGCTGATGAGCCTCTGGAGCCTCGGCTCCACGGTGATCATCTACCTGGCCGCGTTGCAGAACGTACCCCGGGACCTGTACGAGGCCGCCGACCTCGACGGGGCCGGCGCGTGGGCGCGGTTCCGCCACGTGACCCTGCCGATGATCTCCGGGTCGCTCTTCTTCACGTTGATCGTCAACACCATCGCCTCGCTGCAGATGTTCACCGAGGTCTACACCATGTACTTCGGGAACCGGCAGACCCAGAACTCGTTCGACAGCGACGCGGCCTCGTTCTACGTGATCTATCTGTTCCAGCAGGCGTTCCAGTTCCTGCACATGGGCTTCGCCTCGGCGATGGCCTGGCTGCTCTTCCTGATCATCCTGATCATCACGGCCGTGCAGGTGAAGCTGAGCAACCGGTTCGTCTACTACGAGGGGGAGGACCGGTGA